The following are encoded in a window of Amycolatopsis lexingtonensis genomic DNA:
- the rsmD gene encoding 16S rRNA (guanine(966)-N(2))-methyltransferase RsmD, whose translation MTRIVAGSAGGRRLKVPPKGTRPTSERVREALFNALETAGELDGARVLDLYAGSGALGLEALSRGASDALFVESDRRAVEVLRGNVAALGLGGTVRAGQVEAVVAAPAPSAFDLVLADPPYAVDAAALGKVLASLATGGWLGESALVVVERAARDGEPDWPAGFEPSRAKKYGDTAVFWAEYSPVA comes from the coding sequence GTGACGAGGATCGTGGCCGGATCGGCGGGCGGACGGCGGCTCAAGGTGCCGCCGAAGGGCACCCGGCCGACGTCGGAACGCGTGCGGGAAGCCCTGTTCAACGCCCTGGAGACGGCGGGGGAGCTGGACGGCGCCCGCGTCCTCGACCTCTACGCCGGCTCCGGCGCGCTCGGCCTCGAAGCACTTTCCCGCGGCGCTTCGGACGCGCTGTTCGTGGAGTCCGACCGGCGCGCGGTGGAGGTGCTGCGCGGCAACGTCGCGGCGCTGGGCCTGGGCGGGACCGTCCGGGCCGGGCAGGTCGAGGCGGTCGTCGCCGCGCCCGCGCCGTCGGCGTTCGACCTGGTGCTGGCCGACCCGCCCTACGCCGTGGACGCGGCGGCGCTCGGCAAGGTGCTGGCTTCGCTGGCGACGGGCGGCTGGCTGGGGGAGAGCGCGCTGGTGGTGGTCGAACGCGCGGCCCGCGACGGCGAGCCGGACTGGCCGGCGGGCTTCGAGCCCTCGCGCGCGAAGAAGTACGGCGACACGGCGGTCTTCTGGGCCGAATACTCGCCTGTGGCGTGA
- the coaD gene encoding pantetheine-phosphate adenylyltransferase produces MRRAVCPGSYDPATNGHLDIIERAAQLFDEVVVAVGVNKSKKGLFEIEERLEMLREITAKLGNVRVDSWEGLLVDYCRDNGIAAIAKGLRSVSDFDYELQMAQMNRELTGVETLLMANNPAYGFVSSSLVKEVAALGGDIEHLVPPIVYERLTEKFPKLGG; encoded by the coding sequence ATGCGGCGTGCGGTCTGTCCCGGTTCCTACGATCCGGCCACCAACGGGCACCTCGACATCATCGAGCGGGCGGCCCAGCTGTTCGACGAGGTCGTCGTCGCGGTGGGGGTGAACAAGAGCAAGAAGGGCCTCTTCGAGATCGAAGAGCGCCTGGAGATGCTGCGGGAGATCACCGCGAAGCTCGGCAACGTGCGGGTCGACTCCTGGGAAGGCCTGCTGGTCGACTACTGCCGCGACAACGGCATCGCGGCGATCGCCAAGGGCCTGCGCTCGGTCAGCGACTTCGACTACGAGCTGCAGATGGCGCAGATGAACCGCGAGCTCACCGGCGTCGAGACGCTGCTGATGGCCAACAACCCGGCGTACGGGTTCGTGTCCAGCTCGCTGGTCAAGGAGGTCGCCGCGCTCGGCGGCGACATCGAGCACCTGGTGCCGCCGATCGTCTACGAGCGCCTCACCGAGAAGTTCCCGAAGCTCGGGGGCTGA
- a CDS encoding LLM class flavin-dependent oxidoreductase: MSSLPDVPLSVLDLSPVSEGNTVGETLRNTLDLARAAERLGFNRYWLAEHHNMPGIASSATSVLIGHVADATERIRVGSGGVMLPNHAPLVVAEQFGTLEAFHPGRIDLGIGRAPGTDQRTALALRGPGGLSADNFPEHLQELIGYFTHSEARGVNAVVAEGNQPPVWLLGSSGFSAQLAGRLGLPFSFAHHFAAENTIPAVQLYRENFQPSAVLSEPYVMLGVSVVAAETDERAQFLAGPSGLTFLSLRRGRPIALPTPEEAAEYPYTEMDRAFLADRFGSSIIGSPETVQKGFEQLLADTGADELMITTMVHGHADRVRSYELLAGLKS; encoded by the coding sequence GTGAGCTCACTGCCTGACGTGCCGCTGTCCGTGCTCGACCTGTCCCCCGTGTCGGAGGGGAACACCGTCGGCGAGACGCTGCGCAACACCCTGGACCTCGCCCGCGCCGCGGAACGGCTGGGCTTCAACCGCTACTGGCTGGCCGAGCACCACAACATGCCCGGCATCGCCAGCTCGGCGACGTCGGTGCTGATCGGCCACGTCGCCGACGCGACCGAGCGCATCCGCGTCGGCTCGGGCGGCGTGATGCTGCCCAACCACGCGCCCCTGGTGGTCGCCGAGCAGTTCGGCACCCTGGAGGCGTTCCACCCGGGCCGCATCGACCTCGGCATCGGCCGCGCGCCCGGCACCGACCAGCGCACGGCACTCGCCCTGCGCGGCCCCGGCGGGCTGTCGGCGGACAACTTCCCGGAGCACCTGCAGGAGCTGATCGGCTACTTCACCCATTCGGAGGCCCGCGGCGTCAACGCGGTGGTCGCGGAGGGCAACCAGCCGCCGGTGTGGCTGCTGGGTTCCAGCGGCTTCAGCGCCCAGCTCGCGGGACGGCTGGGGCTGCCGTTCTCCTTCGCCCACCACTTCGCGGCCGAGAACACGATCCCGGCGGTGCAGCTGTACCGGGAGAACTTCCAGCCTTCCGCGGTCCTTTCCGAGCCGTACGTGATGCTGGGCGTTTCGGTGGTCGCGGCGGAGACCGACGAGCGCGCGCAGTTCCTGGCGGGGCCGTCGGGCCTGACGTTCCTGAGCCTGCGCCGCGGGCGGCCGATCGCGCTGCCGACGCCGGAGGAGGCCGCGGAGTACCCGTACACCGAGATGGACCGGGCGTTCCTGGCCGACCGGTTCGGGTCGAGCATCATCGGCTCGCCGGAGACGGTGCAGAAGGGGTTCGAGCAGCTGCTCGCGGACACCGGCGCGGACGAGCTGATGATCACGACGATGGTGCACGGGCACGCGGACCGGGTGCGGTCGTACGAGCTGCTGGCCGGCCTCAAGTCCTGA
- a CDS encoding ribonuclease domain-containing protein gives MTNYRSRLVAVLFALLATLSMGVTAAEAVTSSPAVAAQNSCGDLSGFTHTALSALPAEATTTYNLIQTDGPFPYPQNDGVVFDNREGILPSCASGYYHEYTVPTPGSSTRGTRRIVTGSGGEYFYTGDHYATFQVIDVDGGGTTHACGDLSGLAKIGYSQLSSAARTVVDNVRNGTSAGTTYENREGVLPACSSGYYKLYAVGTDDRVISGGAGELAYTPDHYATFKSVDLSS, from the coding sequence ATGACCAACTACCGATCTCGCCTGGTCGCGGTCCTCTTCGCGCTCCTGGCCACGCTGTCCATGGGGGTCACCGCCGCCGAAGCGGTGACGAGTTCACCGGCCGTCGCGGCGCAGAACTCCTGCGGTGACCTCTCCGGCTTCACGCACACGGCGCTCTCGGCCCTGCCCGCCGAAGCGACGACGACGTACAACCTGATCCAGACCGACGGGCCGTTCCCGTACCCGCAGAACGACGGCGTCGTCTTCGACAACCGGGAGGGCATCCTCCCGTCCTGCGCGTCCGGCTACTACCACGAGTACACGGTGCCGACCCCGGGTTCGAGCACCCGCGGCACGCGCCGCATCGTGACCGGCTCCGGCGGCGAGTACTTCTACACCGGCGACCACTACGCGACCTTCCAGGTGATCGACGTCGACGGCGGCGGCACGACCCACGCCTGCGGCGACCTGTCCGGCCTGGCGAAGATCGGCTACTCGCAGCTGTCGTCGGCGGCCCGCACGGTCGTGGACAACGTGCGGAACGGCACCTCGGCGGGGACGACGTACGAGAACCGCGAAGGCGTGCTCCCGGCCTGCTCGTCCGGCTACTACAAGCTGTACGCGGTGGGTACGGACGACCGGGTGATCTCGGGCGGGGCGGGCGAGCTGGCCTACACCCCCGACCACTACGCCACGTTCAAGAGCGTCGACCTGAGCTCCTGA
- a CDS encoding HelD family protein codes for MSEPRVRRAEIAIEQAHVDRVYTRLDELRTQAEAMRTKGYEIGQGAQREAIFEQASMLFERDMMVYHANQTLQTLDAEYEGLVFGRLDDREGERTYVGRLGIRDAEFDNLVTDWRAPAAAAFYQATAEEPMDVVRRRVIRCSGQNVLDVDDDVLIADAVPEGMQIVGEGALMAALGRSRGEKMRDIVATIQKEQDEVIRAPWRGVTEITGGPGTGKTAVALHRAAYLLYRHRRQLGGAGVLVIGPSGVFTSYISRVLPSMGETNVELRALGEVLDGLEATRQDAAPLAAVKGSLRMRKVLLRALRDTPPEAPEEMRIVYRGEVLKLNARELEKVRRKAHTQGAPPNRSRIRAAELLLDALAAKAEEYAKADGKQFDRAELITDLGERIDFHRFLVVWWPVLYPAQILKWLGEEKRLAAASKGVLNRAEISMLAADFADRSRGWSIADVALLDELRVLIGPPPKRKRRQVIEVEPQRSGGAPTRPEHYDEYSHVVVDESQDLSPMQWRMVGRRGKYASWTVVGDPVQSSWPDPAEAATARDQAFGVKTTRRRFTLRTNYRNSAEIFDLAAKVVAGHAEAGELPVAVRQTGVVPEVRPVEATGLAAATQAAVKELLGAVEGTVGVITAMDRVPEVGGWLSGQADERLKVVGSLDSKGLEYDAVVLVEPIDLVTESTTGRRVLYVALTRATQQLTVLASNPDWLPSA; via the coding sequence GTGTCGGAACCTCGGGTCAGACGGGCCGAGATCGCCATCGAACAAGCCCACGTCGATCGCGTGTACACCCGTCTGGACGAACTGCGCACCCAAGCCGAGGCGATGCGCACCAAGGGCTATGAAATCGGCCAGGGCGCGCAGCGCGAGGCGATCTTCGAGCAGGCGTCGATGCTGTTCGAGCGGGACATGATGGTCTACCACGCCAACCAGACGCTCCAGACGCTCGACGCCGAGTACGAGGGGCTCGTCTTCGGCAGGCTGGACGACCGCGAAGGCGAACGCACCTACGTCGGGCGGCTCGGCATCCGCGACGCCGAGTTCGACAACCTCGTCACGGACTGGCGCGCGCCGGCCGCGGCCGCGTTCTACCAGGCCACCGCCGAGGAGCCGATGGACGTCGTGCGGCGGCGCGTGATCCGCTGCTCCGGCCAGAACGTCCTCGACGTCGACGACGACGTCCTGATCGCCGACGCCGTGCCCGAGGGCATGCAGATCGTCGGCGAAGGCGCGCTGATGGCGGCGCTGGGGCGCTCGCGCGGCGAGAAGATGCGCGACATCGTCGCGACCATCCAGAAGGAGCAGGACGAGGTCATCCGGGCGCCGTGGCGCGGCGTCACCGAGATCACCGGCGGGCCGGGCACCGGCAAGACCGCCGTCGCGCTGCACCGCGCGGCCTACCTGCTCTACCGCCACCGCCGCCAGCTCGGCGGGGCGGGCGTGCTCGTGATCGGGCCGTCCGGGGTGTTCACCAGCTACATCTCGCGCGTCCTCCCCTCGATGGGTGAGACGAACGTCGAACTGCGCGCGCTCGGCGAAGTCCTCGACGGCCTGGAGGCGACGCGGCAGGACGCGGCGCCCCTGGCGGCGGTCAAGGGGTCGCTGCGGATGCGGAAGGTGCTGCTGCGGGCGCTGCGGGACACCCCGCCGGAGGCGCCCGAGGAGATGCGGATCGTCTACCGCGGCGAGGTCCTGAAGCTGAACGCGCGCGAGCTGGAGAAGGTGCGCCGCAAGGCCCACACGCAGGGCGCGCCGCCGAACCGGTCGCGGATCCGGGCCGCCGAGCTGCTGCTGGACGCGCTGGCGGCGAAGGCCGAGGAGTACGCGAAGGCCGACGGCAAGCAGTTCGACCGGGCCGAGCTGATCACCGACCTGGGCGAGCGGATCGACTTCCACCGGTTCCTGGTGGTGTGGTGGCCGGTGCTGTACCCGGCGCAGATCCTCAAGTGGCTGGGCGAGGAGAAGCGGCTCGCGGCGGCGTCGAAGGGCGTCCTGAACCGCGCCGAGATCTCGATGCTGGCCGCGGACTTCGCGGACCGGTCGCGCGGCTGGTCGATCGCGGACGTGGCGCTTTTGGACGAGCTGCGCGTGCTGATCGGGCCGCCGCCGAAGCGCAAGCGCCGCCAGGTGATCGAGGTGGAGCCGCAGCGCTCCGGCGGCGCCCCGACCCGGCCCGAGCACTACGACGAGTACTCGCACGTGGTCGTCGACGAGTCGCAGGACCTTTCGCCGATGCAGTGGCGGATGGTCGGGCGGCGCGGGAAGTACGCGAGCTGGACCGTGGTCGGCGACCCGGTGCAGAGCTCGTGGCCGGACCCGGCCGAGGCGGCGACCGCGCGCGACCAGGCGTTCGGCGTCAAGACGACCCGGCGGCGCTTCACGCTGCGCACGAACTACCGGAACTCGGCGGAGATCTTCGACCTGGCGGCCAAGGTCGTGGCCGGGCACGCGGAAGCCGGCGAGCTGCCGGTCGCGGTGCGGCAGACCGGCGTGGTGCCGGAGGTCCGCCCGGTCGAGGCCACCGGCCTGGCGGCCGCGACGCAGGCGGCGGTCAAGGAACTGCTGGGCGCGGTCGAGGGCACGGTCGGCGTCATCACGGCGATGGACCGGGTGCCGGAGGTCGGTGGCTGGCTGTCGGGGCAGGCGGACGAGCGGTTGAAGGTCGTGGGCAGCCTGGACTCGAAGGGGCTCGAGTACGACGCTGTGGTGCTGGTCGAGCCGATCGACCTGGTGACGGAGTCGACGACCGGGCGGCGGGTGCTGTACGTGGCGCTGACCCGGGCGACGCAGCAGCTCACGGTGCTGGCCTCGAACCCGGATTGGCTGCCGTCGGCCTGA